A genome region from Populus alba chromosome 5, ASM523922v2, whole genome shotgun sequence includes the following:
- the LOC118062300 gene encoding UPF0496 protein At3g49070, with translation MKFIACIHKAAGICITAACGLIAISAIVLAAHTLTALVMGPAILSFPLKRFKKKLLSFKFLRSGFLRKAGQQLDVAAKATYILNRDFDTMSRLVARLRDEVEHDKAMIQFCLERKEDRFSFQVIKELKKSDSGFRKQVEELEEHVYLCLLTINRARALVIKEMTASSIEHLSC, from the coding sequence ATGAAGTTCATTGCATGTATCCATAAGGCTGCAGGAATTTGCATAACAGCAGCCTGTGGCTTAATTGCAATTTCAGCTATTGTTCTAGCAGCACATACTCTTACTGCACTGGTTATGGGTCCAGCCATTTTGAGCTTCCCGCTAAAGCGCTTCAAGAAAAAGCTTTTGAGCTTTAAGTTTCTGAGAAGTGGATTCCTCAGGAAAGCCGGGCAGCAACTTGATGTGGCAGCCAAGGCAACTTACATATTGAATAGGGATTTTGACACGATGAGTAGACTTGTTGCTAGGCTTCGCGATGAAGTTGAACACGACAAGGCAATGATACAGTTCTGTTTGGAGAGGAAAGAGGATAGATTCTCCTTTCAAGTGATAAAGGAGCTTAAGAAGAGTGATTCTGGGTTCAGGAAGCAGGTAGAGGAGCTTGAAGAGCACGTGTATCTCTGCCTGCTAACGATTAATCGAGCAAGAGCGTTGGTGATTAAGGAA